One Mya arenaria isolate MELC-2E11 chromosome 7, ASM2691426v1 genomic window carries:
- the LOC128241344 gene encoding sacsin-like, giving the protein MWKFSFQSEKCEDLKSVTKSLCQEHRRINKPVRAMVGKPCSLYESRFVYAVGSVDCVVDSSCQVGKELSRCLGIRSQESLTADVLLQQLYVLTNEYKGPNESFNAVTEKIVNQVYSELDKVLNKQSVQANRQSIDDNVTDVFDKKIIMVGKQFFHVKQVAMNMEIDCSPELCVLHYLSDLQLRLFKKLGVKEHFSIEDILAVMERKTKLWKGKPCKEKKLIINLLRNVHSIIKREHMKTEDLLQYKDSIVAPDEKNVLAPTYELALDDQAVQWRWCRKVRLVHGDVPPNIAKAVGVQSKKTSLIKGFSKGIFSFGQREKLTTRLTGLLIDYPSDVSIFKEFIQNADDAGATEINFIKFFRTQKIAHSIGQNQTLGPALCIYNDAHFTDSDLEGIRNLGIGSKTDDPTKTGQYGLGFNAVYHITDTPSFYSKGPGLGKEGVLCIFDPLFKEIPELDEPGIRCDIDDMDNDFKDILKGYPGFVSEKGTMFRLPLRQEESEISVHCICESQIDKLLGLLRKDASSCLHFLKNINSIAISNYVDGKVCNEFKVEAKLTESDEIRRKQYFDKVKAVCKKNMLDKYGNIDEDRFSVTYNLSIVEGRRKCKRWLVCNQFSSDTKPHEKDTSCKLRQAFAVGDLGLMPEVGISIPVFETENRELQQTHTAFCLLPLPLSTGLPFHLNGHFSVDRGRRKLISSTVGETWNKYLLSSLLPEAFCTSALEVQNRVHDLSEKGLTQANLKKILRQYNEMFPRPLFATDDNWKYFKG; this is encoded by the exons ATGTGGAAATTCTCATTTCAATCCGAAAAATGCGAAGACTTGAAATCTGTCACAAAATCTTTGTGTCAAGAGCACAGGAGAATAAATAAACCTGTAAGAGCTATGGTTGGGAAGCCATGTTCGTTATATGAAAGCCGCTTTGTTTATGCAGTCGGATCCGTTGATTGCGTAGTAGACAGTAGTTGTCAAGTTGGTAAAGAGTTGTCAAGATGTTTAGGAATTAGATCACAGGAAAGTTTAACTGCAGATGTATTGTTGCAGCAGTTATATGTGTTAACCAACGAATATAAAGGCCCCAATGAAAGTTTCAACGCAGTGACTGAGAAAATAGTGAATCAGGTATATTCTGAATTGGATAAAGTTTTGAACAAACAATCTGTACAAGCAAATCGTCAAAGCATAGATGACAACGTAACGGatgtgtttgataaaaaaattattatggTCGGGAAACAGTTTTTTCACGTAAAGCAAGTGGCTATGAACATGGAAATAGATTGCTCCCCGGAACTTTGcgttttgcattatttatcggATTTACAATTACGATTATTCAAAAAATTAGGTGTTAAGGAACACTTCAGCATCGAAGATATACTAGCGGTCatggaaagaaaaacaaaattatggaAAGGCAAGCCATGCAAAGAAAAGAAGTTAATAATAAACTTGCTTAGAAATGTGCATTCAATAATAAAACGAGAACATATGAAGACTGAGGATCTGCTGCAATACAAAGATTCCATCGTTGCACCGGATGAAAAGAATGTTCTAGCCCCAACATATGAGCTAGCATTGGACGACCAAGCCGTTCAATGGCGTTGGTGTAGAAAGGTTAGACTAGTTCACGGTGATGTACCTCCAAATATCGCAAAGGCTGTTGGGGTtcaatcaaagaaaacaagtttaATCAAAGGTTTTTCAAAAGGAATATTTTCCTTCGGTCAAAGAGAAAAGCTGACCACACGATTGACTGGTCTACTCATAGATTATCCTAGTGATGTCAGTATATTCAAGgagtttattcaaaatgccGATGACGCTGGTGCAAccgaaataaattttataaaattcttCAGAACTCAGAAAATTGCACATTCGATCGGCCAAAACCAAACATTAGGACCGGCATTGTGCATCTACAATGATGCCCATTTTACTGATAGTGATTTAGAAGGGATAAGAAATTTAGGAATCGGTAGCAAAACTGATGATCCAACCAAAACTGGACAATACGGTTTAGGGTTTAATGCAGTTTATCATATCACTGACACCCCATCGTTTTACAGTAAGGGTCCTGGCTTGGGAAAAGAAGGAGTTCTGTGTATATTTGATCCCTTGTTTAAGGAAATCCCTGAATTAGATGAACCAGGAATTAGATGTGACATTGACGATATGGATAATGATTTTAAGGATATTTTGAAAGGATATCCAGGATTTGTGTCTGAAAAAGGAACAATGTTCCGTTTGCCATTGCGACAAGAAGAGTCAGAAATAagtgttcattgtatttgcGAATCTCAAATCGATAAATTACTTGGTCTGCTTCGAAAGGATGCGAGTTCATGCCTTcactttttgaaaaacataaactcCATCGCAATATCAAATTATGTAGATGGCAAGGTATGCAACGAGTTTAAAGTAGAAGCCAAATTGACGGAATCtgatgaaattagaagaaaacaatattttgataagGTTAAAGCAGTTTGCAAAAAGAACATGTTAGATAAGTATGGAAACATTGATGAAGATCGATTTTCAGTGACTTACAATTTATCTATTGTTGAAGGCAGGCGTAAGTGCAAACGATGGCTTGTATGCAATCAGTTTTCAAGTGATACCAAACCACATGAGAAAGATACTTCCTGTAAATTAAGGCAGGCATTCGCCGTCGGGGACCTTGGTTTAATGCCAGAGGTAGGGATATCGATACCAGTGTTTGAAACAGAAAACAGAGAACTACAGCAAACTCATACAGCTTTTTGCTTGTTACCATTGCCTTTATCAACTGGTTTACCGTTTCACTTGAACGGCCATTTTTCAGTGGATCGGGGAAGACGGAAGTTAATCAGCAGCACCGTTGGCGAAACATGGAACAAATACTTGTTGTCGAGCTTATTGCCTGAAGCATTTTGTACATCAGCTCTTGAAGTACAGAACAGGGTTCATGATCTTTCTGAGAAAGGTTTGACTCAGGCAAACCTCAAGAAAATATTGAGGCAATACAATGAAATGTTTCCAAGACCTTTATTTGCAACAGACGATAACTGGAAATACTTT AAAGGCTAG
- the LOC128241866 gene encoding sacsin-like has protein sequence MLMIVEFENMIRSLPLFESVNGELISIENDKKVGIISSRIPPDGMKEIAEATNTTFAMCNTKYSNLLKLLSSSYEIDRLYAEIIVPNFQAISYAHRLKHLEYIRDHVCRDVTESSGYTEQIFRNLMDIQLIRMGNQDRRVNEFYSHRNNIFVEMLTEDEFLPKHFRTNVWKRFIEALGLITHPTQQQVLEFAKCIAHESANARMNINDLQKKSSVLTSFILAAEDNFFSENVLQELKNIKFVISHAVDVDKRAIYNSFIKPNGFICFNGSTTHTWEDICWSSTPLLYSALTIRSDKRRQELGVLKYPSVERVIVHSHNVTEVFHKDFIRKTTQTRDNVKYITKLYDFLKDHLDSPELNRLRNSYFVLIPNEAMIKADMVFESSSFKNTEIKPYLYKLPKSLRKYIDLFETLGAMNQPCRSQCIKVLESIKNDFNDQTLPPRLLKKVAQTITLLFKLDGSPRDNELKLFLPNKEMKLRESSSLTVCDNKTYADILKGVADIDYVLGFKEMEIMELTDTDAMFRTLPDSMQPSFLSEVVVESVFIDSIETVHSPVSCDWQCFVRSESLINGIIRLIRDQCGLGHKGQPTTDLEYRSRNKLRNIRIKEVNGLVATVSYKGSVLDGIRLQRTCYLKDINCANGISSFELYFDFQGASDETMILSEEDGIFDLVQKCTEHTLDKDRCIILGALLNYRKTPEKIPELLDRRRVAQIDFKPSSVFPKPGTYVNREFYPFLLQEIVPFKAHEFEFVAMEVEYEDDENNAFIYVHIISQIPKFAGSSIIALRYTVNAGETRGFIEAPIFKLYRFVSPNSQNTNREVELYDLQHIITLPLDENRQRVRELLTAAFQMIETERKILIKRQLLRWHPDRNPGLEDYAKEIFDFIKKLIVELEENEHAMRSSGTFSSSTFRSRYYNFSTRIECKGRVFAQEFHERKRHYNAYFTSGYNTSSSNEYVPVPNIGEAKRWLRQAKTDFHVASGMLANPEEGFKGFNWICYQLHQACEKALKAARFSRDANRCPRWSHNLCSIADGIEIDDIKEKVRLFESRLNISDRQYFRLRYPDAVEMNKLPSDVFSLDDAAFAKETAHEIIAFVEDYI, from the exons ATGCTTATGATTGTCGAATTTGAGAACATGATACGGTCATTGCCGTTGTTCGAATCTGTAAACGGAGAATTAATTAGTATTGAAAACGACAAAAAGGTTGGTATTATATCTTCAAGAATTCCTCCAGATGGAATGAAAGAAATCGCCGAGGCTACAAATACAACATTTGCAATGTGTAATACAAAGTATTCCAATCTGTTAAAACTTCTTTCGTCAAGTTATGAAATTGACCGACTGTATGCAGAAATAATTGTTCcaaattttcaagcaatttcATATGCTCACAGACTGAAACACCTGGAATATATCAGAGATCATGTTTGTCGAGATGTTACCGAAAGCTCGGGGTATACAGAGCAAATTTTTCGAAATCTCATGGACATTCAGCTTATTCGAATGGGAAATCAAGATAGACGCGTAAACGAGTTCTATAGCCACagaaacaatatatttgttgaaatgcTTACTGAGGATGAATTCCTTCCAAAGCACTTTAGAACAAACGTCTGGAAAAGATTCATTGAAGCATTGGGACTTATCACACACCCTACTCAACAACAAGTGTTGGAATTTGCAAAATGTATCGCACATGAATCCGCAAATGCTCGAATGAATATAAACGATTTGCAGAAAAAATCAAGCGTACTTACGTCGTTTATTTTGGCTGCTGAGGATAATTTCTTTAGCGAAAACGTCCTCCAGGagctcaaaaatataaagtttgttATCTCGCACGCAGTTGACGTTGACAAACGTGCCATATACAACTCTTTTATCAAGCCAAATGggtttatttgtttcaatggGTCAACAACACACACATGGGAGGATATATGTTGGTCAAGTACACCGCTTTTATACAGTGCCTTAACTATCAGGTCAGATAAACGCCGTCAAGAACTTGGTGTGTTGAAGTATCCGTCAGTAGAAAGGGTTATTGTTCATAGTCATAATGTAACTGAAGTATTTCACAAAGATTTCATAAGGAAAACAACCCAAACACGTGACAACGTGAAATATATCACTAAGCTATACGACTTTTTAAAGGATCATTTAGACAGCCCTGAGTTGAATAGATTAAGGAATTCATATTTTGTTCTCATACCTAACGAGGCTATGATTAAAGCCGACATGGTATTTGAAAGCTCCTCGTTTAAAAACACTGAGATCAAGCCATATTTGTACAAACTACCAAAATCCTTACGAAAATACATTGACCTATTTGAAACACTTGGAGCGATGAATCAACCTTGTAGATCCCAGTGTATAAAAGTGCTGGAATCAATAAAAAACGATTTTAATGATCAGACTTTGCCACCACGTTTGCTTAAAAAGGTTGCACAGACAATCACACTACTTTTCAAACTTGATGGATCACCTAGAGATAACGAGTTAAAATTGTTTCTTCCAAACAAAGAAATGAAACTGAGAGAATCGTCAAGTCTCACTGTATGTGACAATAAAACATATGCGGATATTTTAAAAGGTGTTGCTGACATTGATTACGTTCTTGGATTCAAGGAAATGGAAATAATGGAATTAACAGACACAGATGCAATGTTTAGAACATTACCTGATTCTATGCAGCCGTCTTTTCTAAGCGAAGTCGTCGTTGAAAGTGTGTTTATAGATTCGATTGAAACTGTACATTCTCCTGTGTCCTGTGATTGGCAGTGCTTTGTTCGTAGTGAAAGTTTAATTAATGGAATAATCAGGCTCATTCGTGATCAGTGTGGATTAGGTCACAAGGGACAACCAACGACTGATTTAGAATATAGATCAAGAAACAAATTGAGAAATATCCGTATTAAAGAAGTAAATGGATTAGTAGCAACAGTGTCATACAAAGGCAGTGTGTTGGATGGGATACGCTTGCAAAGAACATGTTATTTAAAGGATATAAATTGTGCCAATGGGATCTCGTCCTTTGAACTGTACTTTGACTTTCAGGGCGCTTCAGATGAAACAATGATACTTTCCGAGGAAGACGGAATTTTCGATCTAGTACAAAAATGCACCGAACATACCCTGGACAAAGACAGATGTATTATACTGGGTGCATTATTGAACTACAGAAAAACACCTGAAAAAATTCCTGAACTGCTTGATAGACGCAGAGTTGCGCAAATTGATTTTAAACCCTCTTCCGTATTTCCAAAGCCTGGAACCTACGTAAATCGGGAATTTTACCCATTTCTACTCCAAGAAATAGTTCCCTTTAAAGCGCATGAATTTGAATTCGTAGCTATGGAAGTAGAATatgaagatgatgaaaataacgCATTTATATACGTTCATATCATAAGTCAAATACCAAAATTTGCGGGATCTTCAATCATAGCTTTACGTTACACGGTAAATGCTGGCGAAACTAGAGGTTTCATCGAAGCGCCAATATTCAAACTTTATCGTTTCGTTTCCCCAAATTCTCAAAATACTAATAGAGAAGTGGAACTTTATGACTTACAACACATAATCACACTACCTCTTGACGAAAATCGCCAAAGGGTAAGGGAATTGTTAACTGCAGCTTTTCAGATGATCGAAACAGagagaaaaatattgataaagcgACAATTGTTAAGATGGCATCCCGACAGAAACCCTGGTTTAGAAGATTATGCAAAGGAAATATTCGACTTTATCAAAAAACTTATAGTCGAATTGGAGGAAAACGAGCATGCTATGCGATCCAGCGGAACATTTTCTTCGAGTACGTTTCGGTCTCGTTACTACAATTTTAGTACAAGGATTGAATGCAAAGGTCGAGTGTTCGCTCAAGAATTTCACGAAAGAAAACGACATTACAATGCGTATTTCACCAGTGGTTATAATACTAGCAGCAGCAATGAGTACGTTCCCGTCCCAAACATCGGAGAAGCGAAACGATGGCTACGCCAAGCGAAAACGGACTTTCACGTCGCGAGTGGTATGCTTGCCAATCCCGAAGAGGGATTCAAGGGGTTCAACTGGATTTGCTATCAATTACACCAG GCATGTGAAAAGGCGCTTAAAGCTGCCAGATTTTCCAGAGATGCCAATCGATGTCCGCGATGGTCACATAATCTATGCAGCATTGCAGATGGAATTGAGATTGATGACATTAAAGAAAAG gtAAGATTGTTCGAATCACGCCTAAACATATCGGACAGGCAGTACTTCCGACTTCGGTATCCAGATGCCGTTGAAATGAACAAGCTGCCTTCTGACGTATTCAGTTTAGACGATGCCGCATTTGCAAAGGAAACTGCTCATGAAATTATAGCGTTCGTGGAGGACTACATatag